From one Comamonas piscis genomic stretch:
- a CDS encoding hydantoinase B/oxoprolinase family protein: protein MANNTDVHYQIMWNRLISVVEEQAVTLIRTAFCTSVREAGDLSAGVFDKQGRMMAQAVTGTPGHVNSMAESVAHFAKRFERSTLQDGDVLVTNDPWLGTGHLHDITVVTPVFYGRDGHSEHIGYFAATAHVVDIGGRGFGPDGSDVYEEGLCIPPMKFFRAGALNEDLIEILRNNVRERDQVIGDFHSLAVCNATGMRRLKGMLAEFELRDLEDLAGFIFENSQRATRERIAALPDGTQRYAMTVDGYEKPIELVVAVEIAADKLRADFAGTSDPSRYGINVPLTYTKAYASYALKCAIAPEIPNNWGSLEPFEISAPEDCILNAHRPRPVSVRHVIGHLIPDVVLGALQPICQGEIPAEGASSLWNLQMRFKGISQATRNQQHEILMFNTGGTGARRSSDGLSATAFPSGVQAMSVEVTESIGPIIIWRKELRPNSGGAGRWRGGLGQRIEVGSAEGFEFDLNAMFDRVHFAARGHNGGQSGALGKVSLDDGTALRGKGKQQIPAGRRLILDLPGGGGNGDAALRPAALVQRDVAYGYISAEQANAQYAQAKPLNPA, encoded by the coding sequence ATGGCAAACAATACAGACGTTCATTACCAAATCATGTGGAACCGCCTTATCTCGGTGGTGGAAGAGCAGGCGGTCACCTTGATCCGCACCGCCTTTTGCACCAGCGTGCGGGAGGCGGGCGACTTGTCGGCCGGCGTGTTCGACAAGCAGGGCCGCATGATGGCCCAGGCCGTGACCGGCACCCCCGGCCATGTGAACTCGATGGCCGAGTCGGTCGCGCATTTTGCCAAGCGCTTTGAGCGCAGCACCTTGCAAGATGGCGATGTGCTGGTCACCAACGACCCCTGGCTGGGCACCGGCCACCTGCACGACATCACCGTCGTCACCCCGGTGTTTTATGGCCGCGACGGCCACAGCGAGCACATCGGCTACTTTGCCGCCACCGCCCACGTGGTGGACATCGGCGGGCGCGGCTTTGGGCCGGATGGCAGCGATGTCTATGAAGAGGGCCTGTGCATACCGCCGATGAAGTTCTTCCGCGCCGGTGCACTGAATGAGGACCTGATCGAAATCCTGCGCAACAACGTGCGCGAGCGCGACCAGGTGATTGGTGACTTCCATTCGCTGGCCGTCTGCAATGCCACCGGCATGCGCCGCCTCAAGGGCATGCTGGCCGAGTTTGAGCTGCGTGACCTGGAAGACCTGGCCGGCTTCATCTTCGAGAACAGCCAGCGCGCCACCCGCGAGCGCATCGCCGCCTTGCCCGATGGCACCCAGCGCTATGCGATGACCGTGGACGGTTATGAAAAGCCCATCGAACTGGTCGTGGCCGTGGAGATTGCGGCCGACAAGCTGCGCGCCGACTTTGCCGGCACCTCGGACCCGAGCCGCTACGGCATCAATGTGCCGCTGACCTACACCAAGGCCTATGCCTCCTATGCGCTCAAGTGCGCGATTGCGCCGGAAATCCCCAACAACTGGGGCTCGCTGGAGCCCTTTGAGATCAGTGCGCCCGAGGACTGCATCCTCAATGCCCACCGCCCGCGCCCGGTGTCCGTGCGCCATGTCATCGGCCACCTGATCCCCGATGTGGTGCTGGGCGCGCTGCAGCCCATTTGCCAGGGCGAGATCCCGGCCGAAGGGGCCAGCTCCCTGTGGAACCTGCAGATGCGCTTCAAGGGTATCAGCCAGGCCACACGCAACCAGCAGCACGAGATCCTGATGTTCAACACCGGTGGCACCGGTGCGCGCCGCTCCAGCGATGGCCTGAGCGCCACGGCCTTCCCCAGCGGCGTGCAGGCCATGTCGGTCGAGGTGACCGAGAGCATTGGCCCCATCATCATCTGGCGCAAAGAGCTGCGACCCAACTCGGGCGGCGCCGGCCGCTGGCGGGGCGGCCTGGGCCAACGCATCGAGGTGGGCTCGGCCGAGGGCTTTGAGTTTGACTTGAACGCCATGTTTGACCGCGTGCATTTTGCGGCCCGGGGCCACAACGGCGGCCAAAGCGGCGCGTTGGGCAAGGTGTCGCTGGACGACGGTACCGCCTTGCGCGGCAAGGGCAAGCAGCAGATCCCGGCCGGGCGCCGTCTGATTTTGGACTTGCCCGGCGGCGGCGGCAACGGCGATGCGGCACTGCGCCCCGCCGCGCTGGTGCAGCGCGATGTGGCTTATGGCTATATCAGCGCCGAGCAAGCCAATGCCCAATACGCCCAGGCCAAGCCGCTGAACCCGGCCTGA
- a CDS encoding glutamine amidotransferase gives MSAKPLLLIQVGTPPDDIRAQVGDLPLWFSAVLAAGPAFEVVRVFEGEPLPPHGAHSAAIITGSWAMVTDLVPWSEATAQWIRDAMAQAFPLFGVCYGHQLMAHALGGKVDYHPQGREMGCLDIDLLPGAEAEPLLAGAGSRFKANLTHMQTVLELPPGAQVLARSAHDPHQVVRYGPNAVSTQFHPEFSPAIAATCIQLRAQVLQSEGFDPDAMLGQLAETPVPQQMLQRFVAAYARQPAVASAGQEPQAAQAETSLTV, from the coding sequence GTGTCTGCAAAACCTCTGCTACTTATCCAGGTCGGCACCCCGCCCGACGACATCCGCGCCCAGGTAGGCGATCTGCCATTGTGGTTCTCCGCCGTGCTCGCCGCAGGGCCTGCCTTTGAGGTGGTTCGCGTTTTCGAGGGTGAGCCCTTGCCGCCGCATGGCGCACACAGCGCCGCAATCATCACCGGATCCTGGGCGATGGTGACGGATTTGGTGCCCTGGAGCGAGGCAACAGCCCAATGGATACGCGATGCGATGGCGCAGGCATTTCCGCTGTTTGGCGTTTGCTACGGCCACCAGCTGATGGCCCATGCCTTGGGCGGCAAGGTGGACTACCACCCGCAGGGCCGCGAAATGGGCTGCCTGGATATCGATCTGCTGCCAGGCGCCGAGGCCGAGCCCTTGCTTGCAGGCGCTGGCTCGCGCTTCAAAGCCAACCTGACCCATATGCAGACAGTGCTGGAGCTGCCACCGGGTGCCCAGGTGCTCGCCCGTTCAGCGCATGACCCGCACCAGGTTGTGCGTTACGGACCCAATGCGGTGTCTACCCAATTCCATCCCGAGTTCAGCCCGGCGATTGCGGCAACCTGCATCCAACTGCGTGCGCAGGTGCTGCAATCAGAAGGTTTTGACCCGGATGCCATGCTGGGCCAATTGGCCGAAACCCCTGTGCCACAGCAGATGCTGCAGCGCTTTGTTGCAGCCTATGCACGCCAGCCGGCAGTTGCATCGGCGGGGCAAGAGCCCCAAGCCGCTCAGGCCGAAACGAGTTTGACGGTATAG
- a CDS encoding DUF2322 family protein, with the protein MAFADNLQSLPAIDHIAELQLIDADGQLAASIPNAPGKAGSVRVYNALAAKHGGINVAAAEEGLQIFAEHTDDAKARPGAHPNIDRLLEVIASGKGYTVKLVSA; encoded by the coding sequence ATGGCTTTCGCTGACAATCTCCAATCCCTGCCCGCCATCGACCATATCGCCGAGCTGCAGCTGATCGATGCCGATGGCCAGCTGGCAGCCAGCATTCCGAATGCGCCGGGCAAGGCCGGCTCGGTGCGGGTGTACAACGCCTTGGCCGCCAAGCATGGCGGCATCAATGTGGCAGCGGCTGAAGAAGGCCTGCAGATCTTTGCCGAGCATACCGACGACGCCAAGGCCCGCCCCGGCGCGCATCCCAATATCGACCGCCTGCTGGAGGTGATCGCCTCCGGCAAGGGCTATACCGTCAAACTCGTTTCGGCCTGA
- the yfaE gene encoding class I ribonucleotide reductase maintenance protein YfaE, translated as MTTVSTTDRLIRVLPGETLLEALERTGHDVEYQCRGGYCGSCRLTLLEGEVVYTQEPLAFVGPNEVVPCCCVVKTPIKVECSLRQVEASAEDKSQLALDL; from the coding sequence GTGACCACCGTCAGCACCACGGACAGGCTCATACGCGTACTGCCAGGGGAGACCCTGCTGGAGGCGTTGGAGCGCACCGGCCACGATGTGGAGTACCAGTGCCGTGGTGGCTATTGCGGCAGCTGCCGCCTCACCTTGCTGGAAGGCGAAGTCGTCTACACCCAGGAGCCGCTGGCCTTTGTCGGGCCGAATGAGGTGGTTCCCTGCTGCTGCGTGGTCAAGACCCCCATTAAGGTGGAATGCAGCCTCCGGCAAGTGGAAGCCAGCGCCGAGGACAAGAGCCAGCTCGCTCTGGATCTGTAA
- a CDS encoding YbdK family carboxylate-amine ligase, whose protein sequence is MTLEAFQQSEALTLGVELELQLVNTNHYDLTPYAPDMLALLKNAQVPGSIVPEVTTSMIEISTGICTDAQDAYQQLSVTRDALVKAADKLNIALSGGGTHPFQQWHQQRIYNKPRFKEITALYGYLTKQFTIFGQHVHVGCPSADAGLMMLHRLSRYIPHFIALSASSPFVQGQDTAFDSARLNSVFAFPLSGRAPFALHWEDFERYYDKMTATGVIHSMKDFYWDIRPKPEFGTVEVRVFDTPLSIERAVALAAYVQALGAWFLAEEPFEPSEDDYLVYTYNRFQACRFGLEGAYVDPATSESFGLREHILLTLQRIQSYVPENSKEALQQLRKTVNEGVNDASRLREAYAQAQQLPEVVRQSTLRFRY, encoded by the coding sequence ATGACACTTGAAGCTTTTCAACAATCCGAGGCGTTGACTCTGGGCGTCGAGCTGGAACTGCAACTGGTCAACACCAACCACTATGACCTGACCCCCTATGCCCCCGATATGCTGGCCCTGCTGAAAAATGCGCAGGTGCCGGGCTCGATCGTGCCCGAGGTCACCACCAGCATGATCGAGATATCGACCGGCATTTGCACCGATGCGCAGGATGCCTACCAGCAGCTCAGCGTCACCCGTGATGCGCTGGTCAAGGCTGCCGACAAGCTCAATATTGCGCTGTCTGGCGGCGGCACCCACCCGTTCCAGCAGTGGCACCAGCAGCGCATCTACAACAAGCCGCGCTTCAAAGAGATCACCGCGCTCTACGGCTACCTCACCAAGCAGTTCACCATCTTTGGCCAGCACGTGCATGTGGGCTGCCCCAGTGCCGATGCAGGGCTGATGATGCTGCACCGGCTCTCGCGCTATATCCCGCACTTCATTGCGCTGTCGGCCTCCAGCCCTTTTGTGCAGGGGCAGGACACCGCCTTTGATTCGGCGCGGCTGAACTCGGTGTTTGCGTTTCCGCTGTCGGGCCGGGCGCCGTTTGCGCTGCACTGGGAGGACTTTGAGCGCTACTACGACAAGATGACCGCCACCGGCGTGATCCACAGCATGAAGGATTTTTACTGGGACATCCGCCCCAAGCCCGAGTTTGGCACCGTGGAGGTGCGCGTGTTTGACACTCCGCTGTCCATTGAACGCGCTGTGGCATTGGCCGCCTATGTGCAGGCGCTGGGGGCCTGGTTTCTGGCCGAAGAGCCCTTTGAGCCCAGCGAGGACGACTACCTGGTCTACACCTACAACCGCTTCCAGGCCTGCCGCTTTGGCCTGGAGGGCGCCTATGTGGACCCAGCGACCAGCGAGTCCTTTGGCCTGCGCGAGCATATCTTGCTGACCTTGCAACGCATCCAGTCCTATGTGCCGGAGAACAGCAAAGAGGCTTTGCAGCAGCTGCGCAAGACCGTCAATGAGGGCGTTAACGACGCGAGCCGCCTGCGCGAGGCCTATGCCCAAGCCCAGCAATTGCCTGAGGTGGTGCGGCAGTCGACCTTGCGGTTCCGTTATTGA
- a CDS encoding hydantoinase/oxoprolinase family protein encodes MAKSQVTRAGADIGGTFTDIALEVDGVLFSEKVLTDYEKPERAIVTGLKQAAAQAGIAPSQIGTVIHGTTLATNSLIERRGAKTAFITSEGFRDVIEMRNEGRFEQYDLAIQLPAPLIARNHRFTVAGRLDAKGQELQALDEAQVQEVIAQLRQGEYDSVAVGLMHSYKNPVHEKRVRALIAQALPQLSVSISSEVSPQIREFERFNTVCANAYVKPLMSSYLQRLAQALVEEGMHCPLYLIHSGGGLMSLANAAEFPVRLLESGPAGGAIYASDFAAKYGQDKVVSFDMGGTTAKICLIDQHVPKTARVFEVARSYRFKKGSGMPISIPVIEMIEIGAGGGSIAHVDDMRQVRVGPESAGSEPGPASYGRGGARPTVTDADLLLHKLDPARFAGGSMRLDMPAAEKAMAAHVGEAQGLDAVRAAYAVAEVVDENMANAARMHAVESGQDLETYTMIAYGGAAPLHAVRLCEKLGIHRLLIPTGAGVGSAIGFLRAPFAYESLRSSVMRMSQFDGEAVNQMLREMEVEVSAFLHDTGYDGETVKELRAFMRYCGQGWEIPVSVPVQQFGPDSVPALNEAFVQNYVALFGHAIDGLDIEVVSWALSLRSKTLPPARAELQQGGTPQKGAGTVLDRREVFDGKLGQFYACDIYERLGLPRGQAVPGPVVIVEKETSTYVSPGFKVVLQSDDCMLVERIESGV; translated from the coding sequence ATGGCAAAAAGCCAAGTCACACGCGCCGGGGCAGACATCGGCGGCACATTCACAGATATCGCACTGGAGGTCGATGGCGTCCTGTTCAGCGAGAAGGTCCTGACGGACTATGAAAAACCCGAGCGCGCCATCGTCACCGGCCTCAAACAGGCGGCAGCCCAGGCGGGGATTGCGCCATCGCAGATTGGCACGGTGATCCACGGCACGACCTTGGCGACGAATTCGCTGATCGAGCGACGCGGCGCCAAGACCGCCTTCATCACCAGCGAAGGTTTTCGCGATGTGATCGAGATGCGCAACGAAGGCCGTTTTGAGCAGTACGACCTGGCCATCCAGCTGCCCGCACCGCTGATTGCCCGCAACCACCGCTTTACCGTGGCAGGCCGGCTTGATGCCAAAGGGCAAGAGCTGCAGGCGCTGGATGAGGCGCAGGTTCAGGAAGTGATTGCCCAGCTGCGCCAGGGCGAGTACGACAGCGTGGCCGTGGGCCTCATGCACAGCTACAAGAACCCGGTCCATGAAAAGCGGGTGCGCGCGCTGATTGCCCAGGCGCTGCCCCAGCTGTCGGTGTCTATCTCCAGCGAGGTATCGCCCCAGATCCGCGAGTTCGAGCGCTTCAACACCGTCTGCGCCAATGCCTATGTGAAGCCGCTGATGTCGTCCTACCTGCAGCGCCTGGCCCAGGCCTTGGTGGAAGAGGGCATGCACTGCCCGCTCTACCTGATCCACTCGGGCGGCGGACTGATGTCGCTGGCCAATGCGGCCGAGTTCCCGGTGCGCCTGCTCGAATCCGGCCCGGCCGGCGGCGCTATCTACGCCAGCGATTTTGCGGCCAAGTACGGCCAGGACAAGGTGGTCTCCTTCGACATGGGCGGCACCACCGCCAAGATCTGCCTCATCGACCAGCATGTGCCCAAGACGGCGCGGGTGTTTGAAGTGGCGCGCAGCTACCGCTTTAAAAAGGGCAGCGGCATGCCGATCTCGATACCGGTCATCGAGATGATCGAGATCGGCGCGGGCGGCGGCTCCATTGCCCATGTGGACGATATGCGCCAGGTGCGCGTGGGGCCGGAAAGCGCGGGCTCCGAGCCCGGACCAGCCAGCTACGGCCGCGGCGGCGCCCGTCCCACGGTGACCGATGCCGATCTGCTGCTCCACAAGCTCGACCCCGCAAGGTTTGCTGGCGGCAGCATGCGGCTCGACATGCCCGCTGCCGAGAAAGCCATGGCCGCCCATGTGGGCGAGGCCCAAGGCCTGGATGCCGTACGCGCAGCCTATGCGGTGGCCGAAGTGGTGGACGAGAACATGGCCAATGCTGCGCGCATGCATGCGGTGGAGTCCGGCCAGGACCTGGAGACCTACACGATGATCGCCTACGGCGGCGCGGCGCCGCTGCATGCCGTGCGCCTCTGTGAAAAGCTGGGCATCCATCGCCTGCTGATCCCAACGGGCGCCGGCGTGGGCTCGGCCATCGGCTTTTTGCGGGCGCCCTTTGCCTATGAGTCGCTGCGCAGCTCGGTGATGCGCATGAGCCAGTTCGATGGCGAGGCTGTCAACCAGATGCTGCGCGAGATGGAAGTCGAGGTGAGCGCCTTTTTGCACGACACCGGTTACGACGGCGAGACCGTCAAGGAGCTGCGCGCCTTTATGCGCTACTGCGGCCAGGGCTGGGAGATTCCCGTCTCGGTGCCCGTGCAGCAGTTTGGGCCGGACAGCGTGCCCGCGCTCAACGAAGCCTTTGTGCAGAACTATGTGGCCTTGTTCGGCCACGCCATCGACGGCCTCGACATCGAGGTGGTGAGTTGGGCACTGTCCTTGCGTTCCAAGACCTTGCCGCCGGCCAGAGCGGAGTTGCAGCAGGGCGGCACGCCGCAAAAGGGCGCCGGCACGGTGCTGGACCGCCGCGAAGTCTTCGACGGCAAGCTCGGACAGTTTTATGCCTGCGATATCTATGAGCGCCTGGGCCTGCCCCGGGGCCAGGCGGTGCCCGGCCCCGTGGTGATTGTGGAAAAGGAAACCTCGACCTATGTGAGCCCGGGCTTCAAGGTCGTGCTGCAGTCGGACGACTGCATGCTCGTAGAACGCATCGAAAGCGGAGTGTGA
- the nrdB gene encoding class Ia ribonucleoside-diphosphate reductase subunit beta, whose protein sequence is MAYSTFSKVDNDQLKEPMFFGNPVNVARYDQQKYPIFEKLIEKQLSFFWRPEEVDITQDRIDYQKLPDHEKHIFISNLKYQTLLDSIQGRSPNMAFLPLVSLPELETWIETWAFSETIHSRSYTHILRNIVNDPSVIFDDIMRNENIKLRAGDISSYYDDLIRDAMLHAQLGAGSHTINGVVHEIDVYQLKKKMFLCLMNVNILEAIRFYVSFACSFAFAERKLMEGNAKIIRLIARDEALHLTGTQHLLNIMRSGQDDPDFAKIAKETEQECFEMFKTAALQEKQWAEYLFRDGSMIGLNKDILSQYVEYITNIRMSAIGLKPAFENAKSNPIPWINTWLSSDTVQVAPQEVELSSYLVGQINAEVSLDDLSGIEL, encoded by the coding sequence ATGGCATACAGCACCTTTTCCAAGGTTGACAATGACCAGCTCAAGGAACCGATGTTCTTTGGCAATCCGGTCAATGTCGCCCGCTACGACCAGCAGAAGTACCCGATTTTCGAGAAGCTGATTGAAAAGCAGCTCTCGTTCTTCTGGCGCCCTGAAGAAGTGGACATCACGCAGGACCGGATCGACTACCAGAAGCTGCCCGACCACGAGAAGCACATCTTCATCAGCAACCTGAAGTACCAGACCTTGCTGGACTCCATCCAGGGGCGCAGCCCCAACATGGCCTTCCTGCCGCTGGTGTCGCTGCCGGAGCTGGAGACCTGGATTGAGACCTGGGCGTTCTCGGAGACCATCCATTCGCGCTCGTACACGCACATCCTGCGCAATATCGTCAATGATCCTTCGGTGATCTTTGACGACATCATGCGCAACGAGAACATCAAGCTGCGCGCGGGCGATATCTCGTCCTACTACGACGATCTGATCCGCGATGCCATGCTGCACGCCCAGCTGGGCGCCGGCAGCCACACCATCAATGGTGTGGTGCATGAGATCGATGTGTACCAGCTCAAGAAGAAGATGTTCCTGTGCCTGATGAATGTGAACATTCTGGAGGCCATCCGCTTTTATGTGAGCTTTGCCTGCTCGTTCGCATTTGCCGAGCGCAAGCTGATGGAGGGCAATGCCAAGATCATCCGCTTGATCGCCCGTGATGAAGCGCTGCACCTGACCGGTACCCAGCACTTGCTCAACATCATGCGCTCGGGCCAAGACGACCCGGACTTTGCCAAGATTGCCAAAGAGACCGAGCAGGAATGCTTTGAGATGTTCAAGACCGCGGCCTTGCAGGAAAAGCAGTGGGCCGAGTACCTGTTCCGCGACGGCTCGATGATCGGCCTGAATAAGGACATCCTGAGCCAGTATGTGGAGTACATCACCAATATCCGCATGTCGGCGATCGGCCTCAAGCCCGCGTTCGAGAATGCCAAGAGCAACCCGATCCCCTGGATCAACACCTGGTTGTCGTCCGACACCGTGCAAGTAGCCCCGCAAGAGGTGGAGCTGAGCTCCTACCTGGTTGGCCAGATCAACGCCGAAGTCTCGCTGGATGACCTGAGCGGAATCGAGTTGTGA
- the nrdA gene encoding class 1a ribonucleoside-diphosphate reductase subunit alpha, with protein sequence MRVTKRDGRVEPIDLDKIHRVIDWAAKDLRDVSVSQIELQSHIQFYDGIRTDAIHETIIKSAADLISEDAPDYQYVAARLAIFHLRKIAFGQFEPPHLYDHVQKLTELKKYDPHLLADYSREEYDEINGFIDHWRDMDFSYAAVKQLEGKYLVQNRVTKRIYESPQILYVLVAMSLFAKYPADRRLQYIKRFYDAVSRFKISLPTPIMSGVRTPLRQFSSCVLIECDDSLDSINATTSAIVKYVSQRAGIGINGGRIRALGSEIRGGEAQHTGCLPFFKMFQSAVKSCSQGGVRGGAATLFYPLWHLEAESLLVLKNNRGVEENRIRHLDYGIQINRMLYQRLIKGQNISLFSPHDVPGMYEAFFADQNKFEELYVKYENDESIRKRTLPAVELFSLMMQERASTGRIYIQNVDHCNTHSPFNPAVAPVRQSNLCMEILLPTSPLEDIKDENGEIALCTLSAFNLGALESTDELEELADLIVRALDALLEYQDYPVAAARVATEKRRSLGVGVINYAYYLAKNGVRYSDGSANGLTHRTFEAIQYYLLKASVQLSREFGPCTAFAETNYAAGILPIDTYKKDIDALTDEPLHLDWETLRTEIKTHGLRNSTLTALMPSETSSQIANATNGIEPPRGFVSVKQSKDGILRQVVPEIDRLKGQYELLWQMPNNDGYLKLVGLMQKFVDQSISANTNYDPQRFADGKVPMQQLLKDLLQAYKFGVKTLYYHNTRDGAEDMQSAAAEDDCASGACKI encoded by the coding sequence ATGAGAGTCACCAAGCGTGACGGTCGCGTTGAGCCTATCGACCTGGACAAAATCCACCGAGTGATTGACTGGGCTGCCAAAGACCTGCGCGATGTTTCGGTCTCCCAGATCGAGCTGCAGTCGCACATTCAGTTTTATGACGGCATTCGCACCGATGCCATCCATGAAACCATCATCAAGTCCGCTGCGGATTTGATCTCTGAAGACGCGCCCGACTACCAGTACGTCGCAGCGCGCCTGGCCATCTTTCATCTGCGCAAGATTGCCTTTGGCCAGTTCGAACCGCCGCACCTCTACGACCATGTGCAAAAGCTCACCGAGCTGAAGAAGTACGACCCGCACCTGCTGGCCGACTACAGCCGCGAAGAGTACGACGAGATCAATGGTTTTATCGACCACTGGCGCGATATGGATTTCTCCTACGCAGCCGTCAAGCAGCTCGAAGGCAAGTACCTGGTGCAGAACCGGGTGACCAAGCGCATCTACGAGAGCCCGCAGATTCTGTACGTGCTGGTGGCAATGAGCCTTTTTGCCAAGTACCCAGCCGACCGCCGCCTGCAGTACATCAAGCGCTTCTACGATGCCGTCTCGCGTTTCAAGATTTCGCTGCCCACGCCCATCATGTCCGGCGTGCGCACGCCCTTGCGCCAGTTCAGCTCCTGCGTGCTGATCGAGTGCGATGACAGCCTGGACAGCATCAACGCCACCACCAGCGCCATCGTCAAGTACGTGTCGCAGCGCGCCGGTATCGGCATCAACGGCGGCCGCATCCGCGCCCTGGGCAGCGAGATCCGTGGCGGCGAAGCGCAGCACACCGGCTGCCTGCCTTTCTTCAAGATGTTCCAGTCGGCCGTCAAGTCCTGCTCGCAAGGGGGCGTGCGCGGTGGTGCAGCCACCTTGTTCTACCCGCTGTGGCACCTGGAAGCCGAGTCGCTGCTGGTGCTGAAGAACAACCGTGGCGTTGAAGAAAACCGTATCCGCCACCTGGACTACGGTATCCAGATCAACCGCATGCTCTACCAGCGCCTGATCAAGGGCCAGAACATCAGCCTGTTCTCGCCCCATGATGTGCCTGGCATGTACGAGGCCTTTTTTGCCGATCAGAACAAGTTCGAAGAGCTGTACGTCAAGTACGAGAACGACGAATCCATTCGCAAGCGCACCCTGCCAGCGGTGGAGCTGTTCTCGCTGATGATGCAAGAGCGTGCCAGCACTGGCCGTATCTACATCCAGAACGTGGACCACTGCAACACCCACAGCCCCTTCAACCCGGCTGTGGCGCCGGTTCGCCAGTCGAACCTGTGCATGGAAATCCTGCTGCCCACCAGCCCGCTGGAAGACATCAAGGACGAGAATGGCGAAATCGCGCTCTGCACCTTGTCCGCCTTCAACCTGGGCGCGCTGGAATCGACCGACGAGCTAGAAGAGCTGGCCGACCTGATCGTGCGTGCACTCGATGCCTTGTTGGAGTACCAGGACTACCCGGTGGCCGCTGCCCGCGTCGCGACCGAAAAGCGCCGCTCGCTAGGCGTGGGCGTGATCAACTACGCCTACTACCTGGCCAAGAACGGCGTGCGCTACTCCGACGGTTCGGCCAATGGCCTGACCCACCGCACCTTTGAAGCCATCCAGTACTACCTACTCAAGGCATCGGTGCAGCTGTCGCGCGAATTCGGTCCTTGCACGGCCTTTGCCGAGACCAACTACGCCGCCGGCATCCTGCCCATCGATACCTATAAGAAGGACATCGACGCGCTGACCGACGAGCCCCTGCACCTCGATTGGGAAACCCTGCGCACCGAGATCAAGACCCATGGCCTGCGCAACTCGACCCTGACCGCGCTGATGCCATCGGAGACCTCCAGCCAGATCGCCAACGCGACCAATGGCATCGAGCCTCCACGTGGTTTTGTGTCGGTCAAGCAGTCCAAGGACGGCATCCTGCGCCAGGTGGTGCCGGAGATTGACCGTTTGAAGGGCCAGTACGAACTGCTGTGGCAAATGCCTAACAACGATGGCTACCTCAAGCTCGTGGGCCTGATGCAGAAGTTTGTCGACCAGTCCATCTCGGCCAACACCAACTACGACCCGCAGCGCTTTGCCGATGGCAAGGTGCCTATGCAGCAATTGCTCAAGGACCTGCTGCAGGCCTACAAGTTTGGTGTCAAGACGCTGTACTACCACAACACCCGTGACGGTGCCGAGGACATGCAGAGCGCGGCTGCAGAAGACGACTGCGCCAGCGGCGCCTGCAAGATCTAA
- the infA gene encoding translation initiation factor IF-1, with product MAKEELIEMQGSVTEVLPDSRFRVKLENGHELIAYTGGKMRKHHIRILAGDKVSLEMSPYDLSKGRITFRHLPGRGPAPSQR from the coding sequence ATGGCTAAAGAAGAACTGATTGAGATGCAAGGCTCCGTGACCGAAGTGTTGCCTGATTCGCGTTTTCGCGTGAAGCTGGAAAACGGTCATGAGCTGATTGCTTACACGGGCGGCAAGATGCGCAAACACCACATCCGCATTCTGGCGGGTGACAAGGTGTCGCTGGAAATGTCGCCTTACGATTTGAGCAAGGGCCGTATCACTTTCCGTCACCTGCCTGGCCGTGGCCCAGCGCCATCGCAGCGCTAA
- a CDS encoding EVE domain-containing protein, whose product MNAAPRYWLMKNEPDEYGIDQALAAPDATIAWDGVRNYQARNFMRDGMQVGDGVLYWHSSCAEPGIYGIARVAGNLRPDASQFDAQSKYFDPKSKREAPRWLMLDVQALRKIEPISVAALRQYPELQDMRVLQKGNRLSITPVDAVHWDFIIGLIEAQR is encoded by the coding sequence ATGAACGCTGCCCCCCGCTACTGGTTGATGAAGAACGAACCCGATGAATATGGGATCGACCAGGCGCTCGCCGCGCCTGATGCCACGATTGCCTGGGACGGCGTGCGCAACTACCAGGCGCGCAACTTTATGCGCGATGGCATGCAGGTGGGCGATGGGGTGCTGTACTGGCATTCCAGCTGCGCCGAGCCGGGCATTTATGGCATCGCCCGCGTTGCAGGCAACTTGCGGCCGGATGCCAGCCAGTTCGATGCCCAGTCCAAATACTTCGACCCCAAGTCCAAGCGGGAGGCGCCGCGCTGGCTGATGCTCGATGTGCAGGCACTGCGCAAGATTGAACCCATCAGCGTGGCCGCGTTGCGCCAGTACCCGGAGCTGCAAGACATGCGGGTGCTGCAAAAAGGCAATCGCCTGTCGATCACGCCGGTGGATGCCGTGCATTGGGACTTCATCATCGGCTTGATCGAGGCGCAGCGCTAA